DNA sequence from the Oncorhynchus keta strain PuntledgeMale-10-30-2019 chromosome 1, Oket_V2, whole genome shotgun sequence genome:
ATCCCCAAGAATCAATAGTATAAATAGTGCTGTCGTATCCTTGAGGTAATGTCTGTGTGCTGCTCTTTCCTCTGTCCTGCTACTGTAGACTCTGCGGAGGAAGGGCCTGGGCCTGGACGGGACAGAGCTGCTGGACACGGAGGAACCCATGCAGGTGGCAGCAGAGAAGTATGGCCCACACAGCGAGGGCATGGACCTCTCCCTGGCCCGCCAGCGCTACTACGTTAGTACTCACACGGGTCTTATCAGACAGGTGCTGTCTGAGCCAAAGGCTGTACATTAACTAAAGTTGTTTCATTGCTATCTTTTATTCTGTGAATAATGGCTACATTTGAGGAAATTATTCCATTGAACAGTCAAACCATTCATGTGACTCAGTGAGGACTTTAGCTCTGCAATGCAGCTGCAATAAACCTAACTTTCAAATCTTAACTCAAACAGACACTCTCTCATATTTCTCCTCAGGCCCCCTCCTTGCACTCACCAGAGGCCCAGTTCCTGGTGTCTACTGGCTGTGAGAATGGATACCCCAACTCCTCCAACCCCAGCCCGAGCTCCCACAGACCCCCGGCCTTCAAGCCCCTGGGCCCCAGACCAGGCTCAGCCAGCCCTGCAGGGCCCCACTGCCATGCTGCCTTCATGTCCCCACACTCAGGTGACCTGGCCCCCTAGTTCCTCTTTGCAAACATTCCTAGAGTGTTAGAGGTACCATTCTTGACGTGATTTGTCTACAGAATGGCTGGCGTGAATGAGTGTCCATGAGTGTAAGTCCATCTCAGTTCTGTGCAGCCAGCTGTGCACACaggaagtgagtgtgtgtgtgtgtgtgctgtctgaAACAGTCCCCACAAGTGAAACAGCGTCTGGAGGCTGATCTGTGGTTTCTGAGCAGTGAGTGTGTTGCACCTGCTGGTCATCTCAGATCAGCTCAACccctcactcttcacaccatatAGTTATTAGTAGACATGTGTAGAGATGCCACTCAGTGGTGTGTGATCGCAACCAAGCTTTGTAGTCAATTAAATCAGCATTTTGAAagactatacactactgtacgaTGCTTGTAATATGCCCTTTTTATCAATACAGGTCAGAGCTAAATGTATGGTAAAAATACGTATTATGCTTACTACCGGTAAGTTCATGTgtgaatacatttttttgttaTCAGGTTGACATTAATAATGTACGTTTTGGTAATCTGAAGTAATCTGAAGTGGCAGACGTCTATTAGAGATCCAAAATGAACTTTTACAggcagagcgagtgagagagattgagagagagagtgattgagtgTTCTGTCAGTGAGTGAAACATCTTGTTCTCACTTCCTATTTGTGTTCTCTCTGTTCAGGTATTGGCAACTCTATGTTCTCCCATGGCAACCTGAGCCGGGCCTTGGAGATGAAGACTCCTCCCCCTTTGAATCTGGGCAGTGAGAACCGGCGGACAGAGAGCCACCCAGGCATGGGTGGCACACGCGCCAACTTTAGCAGTTCTGTAAGGATCTCTTCAATCCTACTTGTCAGTCATAACGCGAGGTTAGCATGAGGTACTGCAGTACTGCAGGCTACATAGTTCCACTACCACTCATGGTGATTATGAAGGAGCAATCAGAGAGCAGGGTTATGACAATATCATTATGAAGGGACCAATCAGAGAGCAGTTATGAGGATGTTATTACAATGAGACCAATCAGAGAGCAGGTTTAATTTTATGTAATTAGGAATCGACCGATCAGAGAGCATGGTTATGACGATGATATTACAAAGGGACCAATCAGAGATTAGGGTTAGGACAATGTTATTATGAAGTGCCCAATTAGAGAGCAGGGCTATGACGATGTCATTATGATGTGTCAATCAGAGAGCAGGGTCATAAAAATGGCATTATGATGATGTAATTATGAATCAGAGGACAGGGTTATGATGATCTCATTATGAAGGGATCAATCAGAGAGCAGGGTTATGACGATATCCTTATGAAGGACTAATCGGAGAGCAGGGTTATGACGATGCCATTAAGAAAGGACAATCAGAGTACCAACCACACTCACATGGCCTGTATTGTTTTGTAGATAGCTTTTTAAAAGTAATTAATGAATATATTAGGCATATTTACTTTGGATGGTGCGCACATTGACCATGTCCACGCTTATACATTTCTGGGAAATTGGATTGATGAAAGGCTatcttttaaaaagcatattgAGGAGTTAGTTAGTTAAGAAGTTGAGAATGAAAATGGGCTTCTTCTATAGATATAGGTCATGCATCTCGTTAAATAGCAGAAAGCAGATTATTCAGTCAACATTCCCACCGGTTTTAGACTATGGCGACATCATCTATATGAATGCAGCTGCCACTACATTAAAGCCATTAGATGCAGTTTTTCATTGCACATTGTGCTTTATTATGAGCGACAGGTTCACTACACATCAACGCATTCTTTAACAAAAAGTAGGCCGGCCGTCTTTGAAGTTGTGGAGGTCGATTTATTGCTCTCTTTTTATTTATAAAGCTCTCTTGCAAAAACATCCCCCGTACCTAACATCATTACTAACTTTAAGACGTATGAgttaccagacccggtctcagggagGGCTAACTCTGAAGATCCCTTCAGTCTCTTTGGCAGTTCAAATTGTTAATTGGGGACCTCTTTGCTGAGGAATGTGATTGTTTTTTCTTgagtgtgttttttttgtggtaATCTTGTATATTTGTATCATGTGGTATTTGTAAAGTGTGTATTTGCAGGGCTCCCTTGTAAAAGAGACCTTAGTCTTAATGGGACTCCCTGCTAAGACAAAGAAAAAATATCTCTCTCCATGTGATGTTCAGAGAGGCCTACTGTACCCGGGCATGCACCCAGGGAACCACATGCTGGCAATGGGGAAGACAGGTCTGCTGACTCATGGTCTGGGGGCCTACAGCCTCTCCTCTGCTGGACCATCTGGTAAAGGCTGCAGCTCTGCTCCTCTTAAATCTTCACCTGCTTCTTAGTTAGTGATTTACAATaattctcctcttccctcccagACTACAGTCACCCAGGTTTCTCCCATGCTGTGAGTCTACATCGTGGGACTGTGAACCCATGGCAGACAGCACAACCACAGGAGCAGCATGTACCTCACCTCAGCCCAGCGTAAGACCACTGatattttatttaacgaggcaagtcagttaagaacaaattcttatttttaatgatggcctaggaacagtgggttaactgccttgttcaggggcagaacgacagatttttaccttgtcagctcgggggttcaatctagcaacctttcagttactggcccaaagctctaaccactaggctacctgccacctctacactctaaccactaggctacctgccacctctacactctaaccactaggctacctgccacctctacactctaaccactaggctacctgccacctctacactctaacctctaggctacctgccgccccatatacacCTTACTCAATTACTCAGTGTTCGCACAGTGATGGACCTGATAGTGTTGTGTGTCCTCTAGTGGCCTCTATAGGAAAAATAGCAAGTGAGGATTAATTTCACACTATATCATGCATGCATATACTATTCTCTTTTCTCTGTCCGCTTGCTGTGTACCAGGATGTCCAGTGGAGGGTGCTCTTTTCCTTCTCAGTCCTcaacccccacccctcctcctcacccctccctcaaCCTCAGCATCAAATCGGAGCGCTGCTCCCCGGAGCACATCTGCTCCCCGACCTCTCCGCCCGTGTGCCACTTGAGGCAGCACTCTCCAATGAGCACCTCCAATTCCGCTCACCACACCCCCCAGGAGCCCTACCCAGCCAATGAGAGAGAGGATTTCCCCAAAGGAGGTGTTCCCTACCCGGCTCAGCACGgggcagaggagaaaggagggctGCCCCTGAGGCAATTAGAAATCAGCGACGGGTGGCAAAGATAGCTGGCAGCGACTACCACACACAAAAATCCTGCCACATGGTTTCcaatacacagagagaggtgaatgGGGAGATGGGGTTCACTCGTTCACATCATCCCAGAGGAAAGAAAGACCCCCCTTAGAACTGGGCTGGACTCTCCATTGTAGGCAATGAACATGTGGCACTGCCTCTCTGATTTTGATACAGTGAGGAGATACCGTGGGTGTGTTGTTGTTGGGTTTGGTTGGTTTGTCTGCATGTTGGTTCAAAGGGGTGTCAAACCACACATCTATGTGGTTCTCTCCTCCTGCTTGGGCTACAGCACAGAGCAGGGCAGGGGTGAGAGCATCAGTCATTTAGCCACGTAGCTTAGAGCACAGTGTTTCAGATTAATGCTTCACATTCAGGTCCCCATttaatgtacatatatatatatataactttaaTGCTTAGTTTATCCTTCAGCCCAAAATCAATGAAGTGGTCAGCTCACAGGAGACCAATTAGGGAGCAGCAAGGTTCCATTCATCTGTCGTGGTCTCAATGGGCATGGCCTCGTGATAGTGAGTGGGAAGTTGGCCTGGATAGGAATTGATCACAGAAAAACAAAAATGTAATCTGCATTTATGGATTTTTGTATTGAAAATCTGTGCATTTTTAAGTCTCTCAGGGATTTAGATCATTGGTTCCATTACAAAGGTTTAGTGTTGCTTTTAATAATACTGAGCAAAGCTGTTTGTTTTTACACTATATCCTGCATAGTTTAATTATTTCTTTTTGGACACTGGCCTTAATCATGAAAAATGATGACATCAATTTAAGACCAAAGGATATGTAATGTGTTTATTTTCTTAAATATGAATATTCAATATAAACCAAAGTTTAGCATCTAATGTATTTCTAAAAATATCTAAAGGCATGTAAGAATTATCCATCAGTAGTATGTCATTATGCATCTTCAATCTATTCCCCCTTGTGAACAATTAAGGTCCATATTCAGTGTAACCATTTTATAAAGTTGAGCTTTTTTTTgtttaaataaattaaaatgcTCAGGGCTGGACTACCGCATTTGGGGTCACTGGGGAACCGACCTCCAGGTCCCCTGCTTTTCAACATATTTTGTATtggaaaaatgtgcagttttatatcaaatcaaatggtgtagtagaccttacagtgaaatgcttactttacaagcccttaaccaacaatgcagttttaagtaAGAGATTTCTTTTTTTAAGTAAGAGACAAGAATAACAaatgattaaagagcagcagtaaataacaatagtggagctacatacagggggtaccggttaccccggtgtcgaggtaatatagttaccccggtgtcgaggtaatatagttaccccggtgtcgaggtaatatagttaccccggtgtcgaggtaatatagttaccccggtgtcgaggtaatatagttaccccggtgtcgaggtaatatagttaccccggtgtcgaggtaatatagttaccccggtgtcgaggtaatatagttaccccggtgtcgaggtaatatagttaccccggtgtcgaggtaatatagtaaccccggtgtcgaggtaatatagttaccccggtgtcgaggtaatatagttaccccggtgtcgaggtaatatagttaccccggtgtcgaggtaatatagttaccccggtgtcgaggtaatataGTTACCCCGGTCTCGAGGTAATATAGTTAccccggtgtcgaggtaatatagttaccccggtgtcgaggtaatatagttaccccggtgtcgaggtaatatagttaccccggtgtcgaggtaatatagttaccccggtgtcgaggtaatatagttaccccggtgtcgaggtaatatagttaccccggtgtcgaggtaatatagttaccccggtgtcgaggtaatatagttaccccggtgtcgaggtaatatagttaccccggtgtcgaggtaatatagttaccccggtgtcgaggtaatataGTTTccccggtgtcgaggtaatatagttaccccggtgtcgaggtaatatagttaccccggtgtcgaggtaatatagttaccccggtgtcgaggtaatatagttaccccggtgtcgaggtaatatagttaccccggtgtcgaggtaatatagttaccccggtgtcgaggtaatatagttaccccggtgtcgaggtaatatagttaccccggtgtcgaggtaatagaggtaatatgtacatgtaggtagagttattaaagtgaccatgcatagataataacagagagtagtagcagcGTTCTGGGGCGGGGGGTCCTTTTGAGGATatgaggacccataccaaatcttatATTACAATTCTACATTTTGTCATGAGGTTAAGAGAAAATGTTACAtttttaaagcacattttctgcaattctacacttttTGGTATGGGTCATAGAGAAAAATGTACCGTTTTGTAGCTCATCTCATGCTATTGTTCACATTTTGCCAAGAGGTTGAGAGAAATTTTTGCAGTtgtaaagcaaatttcctgcaattcgaCACATTTTGGTATCATATGATATCTGGGGGGAACCCGACCTCCAGGTGGCCCCCAACCCCTGTGTGCCCATTTGGTAATCCAGCCCTGCAAAAGCAATTTATTCATGTGTGGAAAGGGAAGCAATTGTCAGTGGGGCAATGGGAATAAGGTATGTTGAGAATCAGACACCTATCAAAGAAAGTAAGTTAACTTTTGTCTatgaaaaaacactttttgttgCTCGTGTGAGTTTGTGTTTTTGATTATTCTTTTTTTAATGATGTTTGTGTAGTATGCACTGGATTTTTGGTGTGTTATTGTTTCATTTATCCATTTTGTGTTTAAAAAGTCTGCAAAAATGTATAATGTAAAATGACCTTGTATCCATTTTGTTTCTCATTGTGGGTTTGTGTGTACATTGAAGTTAACTATTTTGTCCACAAGAGGGCAACATATTTCACACTATCAATCTGGAGGCAAGACAGAATGCAGGACAGAATCAGCCATTACTAGTGGTTGTTAATTCATCTGACAAAAATGACAGGTTCAAGCAGTGGACTGTGATGGTATTAAGATAAAACTGCATCATTAGTGTATTGAAAACATACACATAGAGCACTTCAAGTTATGGTTGACAACATGAAATTAATTTGTATATATGTGTCCATATTGACacaaattacactgaacaaaaatataaacacaacatgtaaagtgttggtcccatgtttcgtgaactgaaataaaatatcccagaaatgtttcatacacacaaaaagcttatttctctgaaatgttgtgcacaaatttgtttacatccctgttcgtgagcatttctcctttaccaaggtAAACCATCCATacgacaggtgtggcatatcacgaagctgatcattacacaggtgcaccttgtgctgggggacaataaaagaccattATAGGAACGTAATGCCACAGATgtatcaagttttgagggagtgtgcaattggcatgctgactgcaggagtgTCCAGCAGGGCTGTTGGCAGAAAatgttatgttaatttctctgctgcctccaacgtcattttagattATACTCGTCGTCCTCactagggtcttgacctgactgcagttcggcatcttAACTGACTTCAaagggcaaatgctcaccttagAATGCCattggcatgctggagaagtgtgctcttcacggtttcaactgtaccaggcagatggcaggcAGCGTGTATGAcgtcgtgtgggcaagcggtttgctgatgtcaacgttgggaacagagtgcctcatggtggcagtggggttatggtatgggtaggcataagctatggacaacgaacacaattgcattttatcgatggcaatttgaatgcacaaagataatgtgatgagatcctgaggcccgttgccgtgccattcatccgccgccatcacctcatgtttcagcataataatacacggccccatgtcgcaaagatctgtacacaattactggaagctgaaaatgtcccagttcttccatgcaTGCATTCTCACCAGACATGTTGAGGATGTTTGGGATCCTCTGGATCAACGCGTACGACCAAGTGTTCCAGTTCCAggcaatatccagcaacttcgcaccgccattgaagaggagtgagacaacattccacaatcaacagcctgatcaactatatGCGAAGGAGATGCATGAGGGAAATAGTGGTCCCACCAGACACTGACTGtctttctgatccatgcccctaccttttttaatcCATCTCTGTAACCGACAGATGCATAGCTGTATTCCTAGTCATATAAAAGCCATAGaataggacctaatgaatttgaCTGAATTGACTGATTtgcttctatgaactgtaactcagcaaaatatttgaaattgctgcatgttccgtttatatttttgttccgtatATTTCACTTGTGGATAAATGTAGAACgtgaaaaacagattttttttgcaTACATTAATTTGACATATTTTCTAAACACAGGTTATTGCAGCACATCAATAGTATCAGCGCTGGCTGTATTTATCAAAACAGCCCATGGCTTCATACTTATTTTAATGATGTGGCTGTCTTTTAATAAACATGATTTGACTTGTATCTTATTTCGACCACCTTAGGGCTGTAAATCTAATTGactgattttttaaatatttttaaatgTGATTTAGAAGTCACAGCATTTCCTTTCGGTGTAAATTAATCTGAAGACGGATACAATGATATTTGCCACGTGTATCTATCTTTCATGTGTCCATTGAAAACATCTGGTCACTCATTATAATGTCAGACCACTCTGTCAAGCCACCAGGTTCCAGCTGAGGGGAGAACAAGAATGGAGGAACACTTAAAAAAGCCTAAAAGCTTTCAACATTAAAAGACAGTGTGCATACAGTACACGATGCTTTACAGTCACAGCTGGacatcacatacagtacacgATGCTTTACAGTCACAGCTGGacatcacatacagtacacgATGCCTTACAGTCACAGCTGGacatcacatacagtacacgATGCCTTACAGTCACAGCTGGacatcacatacagtacacgATGCCTTACAGTCACAGCTGGacatcacatacagtacacgATGCCTTACAGTCACAGCTGGacatcacatacagtacacgATGCCTTACAGTCACAGCTGGacatcacatacagtacacgATGCCTTACAGTCACAGCTGGacatcacatacagtacacgATGCCTTACAGTCACAGCTGGacatcacatacagtacacgATGCCTTACAGTCACAGCTGGacatcacatacagtacacgATGCCTTACAGTCACAGCTGGacatcacatacagtacacgATGCCTTAAAGTCACAGCTGGacatcacatacagtacacgATGCCTTACAGTCACAGCTGGacatcacatacagtacacgATGCCTTAAAGTCACAGCTGGacatcacatacagtacacgATGCCTTACAGTCACAGCTGGacatcacatacagtacacgATGCCTTACAGTCACAGCTGGacatcacatacagtacacaatgCCTTACAGTCACAGCTGGACATCACATACAGTGAATACACTTCTCTATGCCTCCCTGCAATTTAGACTGACTGGGAGGAAATTGGCTAGAATGATCCCGTTCCCACACTGTGTCAGCACACCCTCTCTGCTCCCCAAATGAAAAGAGTGTCACAGGGGTCGTGTCTGGGCAGCTCCCTTGAGGATAGGGCCAGTCTGCAGGCCATGTCTGAAGTCTCCTCTGCCTGGTTGCTGCCTGGTCCCTATAGCAACAGCCCTGGCGGCTGCAGACGGCAGACATGGGGCCTCCAAACACATGCACATAATTAATGTGATTATATAGATATGTCAACCCTGTCACCTTCCAGTTCATTAAGCTggacactctcccagacctgtCAGAGGCTAGTAGAGGCCTGGGTCTGCCTGGCCATATACAGCGCTTTGCATTTGCCTTTTACCTGGAGGGACAATCAGAGCCAGCTTAATGCAGGGGCTTACTGGGGCTGAAGCCCCTGGGCCCCTGCCCGTGGGGGGCCTAAGAGACAGCAAATAGTACAAAATAAATAGCCTGCTGCTGCACTGCTAATCATcagatgggaggagagaaggtaggGGGCCCATGTGGGTAACTGGGGGGCCCTACCTTGATTGGGTTACtgattttttaatatatatatttttttttaaataataaactgcataataaataaatgtgactggtCAATTGTGTGAGTCAGGGGGGCTAGGTTCAATATTTTATCCAACCACAGGACTGGGGTTGGATAAAAAAAATTGAGCCTAGCCCCTGCCACACAATCTCTCGATGTTCAAAATAAACCAGAGAGCATAATTTATCCACAGAGTATCAATAGTTCATAAAAAATAACTGTGGAATAAGTTTTATCACAAGCACATACGCCAAAATGAAGGAAAAGTATTTGCCCCATtttcatatttttgatactgaatgttatcagagcTTCAAcgaaaacctaatattagattcAAGGGAACCCgagtttacaaataacaaaaaaaatggatactttatttatttatttaattaacaaagttatTCAACATCCAATAttcctgtgtgaaaaagtaattgccctcttacactcaataactggttgtgccaccttaaACTGCAATTCCTGCAACCAAACACGTCCTGTAGTTTTTGTTCAGTCTCACATTGCTGTAGATGAATTTTGTCCCACTCTTGCACAgttgggtcatgcagcaagacaatgatctcaaacacacaatcaagtctacatgaaaatggctaaaaagcaacaAATTTGAAGTTTTTGAAAGGCCAATCCCAATTGTTGTGGCAGGATTGAAAttagcagttcatgcttgaaaacccacaaatatcgctgagttaaagcagttctgcatggaagagtgggaCAGAGAtcctccacagtgatgtgagagGCTGATCAACGAATGCAGAAAGTGTTTGGTAGGAATCATTGCAGTTAAatgtggcacaaccagttattgagtgtaagggggcaattactcTTTCACACAGGGGCAATTACTctttcacacaggggcattgggtgttaCATAACTTTGTTTACAATATTAATGAAAAAAAGTAtgtaattgttgtgttatttgttcactcaggttccctttatctaatattaggttttggttgaagatctgataacattttgtgtaaaaaatatgcaaaaatagagaaaCTTTGAAAGAGGCAagtactttttcacagcactgaatgtattatatttctatggttggtTGCCTTTTGCAGATATAAAAATACAATCCTAGGAAAAGCACACAGTTTGGAATCAAATGCCTACCACCGAAAAGAGAAGTGTGTAGAACCAATAGAAACCATGTTTTCTCAACAACTTCCAATTTGTAGCTAACAGAAGCATTGTTTTTCAAAGTAGCTCATCTTGAGAAAGGCTATTGCC
Encoded proteins:
- the LOC118389157 gene encoding myocyte-specific enhancer factor 2B-like isoform X1, with protein sequence MGRKKIQISRILDQRNRQVTFTKRKFGLMKKAYELSVLCDCEIALIIFNSTNRLFQYASTDMDKVLLKYTEYSEPHESRTNTDILETLRRKGLGLDGTELLDTEEPMQVAAEKYGPHSEGMDLSLARQRYYVSTHTGLIRQAPSLHSPEAQFLVSTGCENGYPNSSNPSPSSHRPPAFKPLGPRPGSASPAGPHCHAAFMSPHSGIGNSMFSHGNLSRALEMKTPPPLNLGSENRRTESHPGMGGTRANFSSSRGLLYPGMHPGNHMLAMGKTGLLTHGLGAYSLSSAGPSDYSHPGFSHAVSLHRGTVNPWQTAQPQEQHVPHLSPAMSSGGCSFPSQSSTPTPPPHPSLNLSIKSERCSPEHICSPTSPPVCHLRQHSPMSTSNSAHHTPQEPYPANEREDFPKGGVPYPAQHGAEEKGGLPLRQLEISDGWQR
- the LOC118389157 gene encoding myocyte-specific enhancer factor 2B-like isoform X2 — its product is MGRKKIQISRILDQRNRQVTFTKRKFGLMKKAYELSVLCDCEIALIIFNSTNRLFQYASTDMDKVLLKYTEYSEPHESRTNTDILETLRRKGLGLDGTELLDTEEPMQVAAEKYGPHSEGMDLSLARQRYYAPSLHSPEAQFLVSTGCENGYPNSSNPSPSSHRPPAFKPLGPRPGSASPAGPHCHAAFMSPHSGIGNSMFSHGNLSRALEMKTPPPLNLGSENRRTESHPGMGGTRANFSSSRGLLYPGMHPGNHMLAMGKTGLLTHGLGAYSLSSAGPSDYSHPGFSHAVSLHRGTVNPWQTAQPQEQHVPHLSPAMSSGGCSFPSQSSTPTPPPHPSLNLSIKSERCSPEHICSPTSPPVCHLRQHSPMSTSNSAHHTPQEPYPANEREDFPKGGVPYPAQHGAEEKGGLPLRQLEISDGWQR